The Desulfovibrio sp. genome has a window encoding:
- a CDS encoding beta-lactamase family protein, whose amino-acid sequence MRPHLYLFLFILICLSPVGCLAGGEESDDPDGVLGAARKQSVERGLLGPVGWEKATIQQRMEDLKVPAVAVAVVDGCQLDWADGFGADVTARTLFQAASISKTITALTALRMASDKKLDLDAQAGAPGVTMARLLNHSAGFSVPGFPGYAPDGLLPSLDQVLSGQSPSATPEVAIVGEPGKGFAYSGGGTLLVQRAMERAAGKPFAERGYCLRSAISILYRKNLDC is encoded by the coding sequence ATGCGGCCCCATCTTTATTTATTTCTATTTATTCTTATCTGCTTGTCCCCGGTCGGCTGCCTGGCCGGAGGGGAGGAGTCGGACGATCCGGATGGCGTCCTCGGCGCAGCGCGCAAGCAGAGCGTGGAGCGGGGGCTGCTAGGGCCTGTGGGCTGGGAAAAGGCCACCATCCAGCAACGCATGGAGGACCTGAAGGTCCCGGCCGTGGCCGTGGCGGTGGTGGACGGCTGCCAGCTTGACTGGGCCGACGGCTTCGGAGCGGATGTCACGGCCAGAACCCTCTTTCAGGCCGCCTCCATCAGCAAGACGATCACGGCCCTCACGGCACTGCGCATGGCCTCGGACAAAAAGCTCGACCTGGACGCGCAAGCCGGGGCGCCAGGCGTCACCATGGCCCGGTTGCTGAACCACAGCGCAGGCTTTTCCGTGCCGGGTTTCCCCGGGTATGCCCCGGACGGTCTGCTTCCCTCCCTGGATCAGGTGCTGTCCGGCCAGTCGCCTTCCGCCACACCCGAGGTGGCAATCGTTGGCGAACCGGGAAAGGGCTTCGCCTACTCCGGGGGGGGGACCCTGTTGGTCCAAAGAGCCATGGAGCGTGCCGCTGGCAAACCGTTTGCGGAACGTGGCTATTGCCTTCGCTCCGCAATT